The Sorangiineae bacterium MSr11367 genome window below encodes:
- a CDS encoding tetratricopeptide repeat protein, with protein MLQRVRHLFAAAIVCATANLAHAKPPPSEPSSPRALARQIGDQGFAALDRGDWRAAEAFFRRADAVYHVPPMLLGLARAEVQLGQLAAATEHYQRIIDEGPPPDANAIMLKAIESAKKEIGPVKARCARLVVRVAGFPAAPPPPFVVTLDDAAIPNETLGRERLLDPGPHRIVVRAEGYLPAETSVTSVEGGSHDISLALTREAPPETAAPVPLPEPMMPPPRESAHGGTQRTLGFVALGVGGAGLVTGALSGLLAIGARSSLTSSACSTGCDRAALDAYDSDRSRYQTTSAIATVGFTVAAVGGITGAVLLLTAPTSRTGTRATIMPYADASSIGAVGRF; from the coding sequence ATGCTCCAACGTGTACGACATCTCTTCGCCGCCGCCATCGTGTGCGCGACAGCCAACCTCGCACATGCGAAGCCTCCGCCCTCGGAGCCGTCGTCGCCCAGGGCGCTCGCGCGCCAGATTGGCGATCAAGGATTTGCCGCGCTCGATCGCGGCGACTGGCGCGCGGCCGAGGCGTTTTTTCGCCGCGCCGACGCCGTGTACCATGTGCCTCCCATGCTCCTTGGTCTCGCACGCGCCGAGGTGCAGCTTGGCCAGCTCGCCGCCGCGACCGAGCATTATCAGCGCATCATCGACGAGGGCCCGCCGCCCGACGCGAATGCCATCATGCTCAAGGCGATCGAGTCCGCCAAAAAGGAAATCGGGCCCGTGAAAGCGCGGTGTGCTCGGCTCGTGGTGCGCGTGGCGGGTTTTCCCGCGGCACCGCCGCCGCCCTTCGTCGTCACCCTCGACGATGCGGCGATTCCCAACGAGACGCTCGGGCGCGAGCGGCTGCTCGATCCCGGGCCGCATCGCATCGTGGTGCGTGCCGAAGGGTACCTGCCCGCGGAGACCTCGGTGACCTCCGTCGAGGGAGGCTCGCACGACATTTCGCTGGCCCTCACGCGTGAGGCGCCGCCCGAAACCGCGGCACCCGTGCCCTTGCCGGAACCGATGATGCCGCCTCCGCGCGAGAGTGCCCACGGCGGAACGCAGCGCACCCTTGGATTCGTGGCACTCGGCGTGGGTGGCGCGGGCCTCGTCACCGGCGCGCTCAGCGGCCTTCTCGCGATCGGCGCGCGCAGCTCCCTCACGAGCAGCGCCTGCTCGACGGGGTGCGATCGCGCGGCACTCGACGCGTACGACAGCGATCGTTCGCGCTACCAAACGACGAGCGCCATCGCCACCGTGGGGTTCACCGTCGCCGCCGTCGGCGGCATCACCGGCGCCGTACTGCTTCTCACGGCCCCCACCTCCCGCACCGGCACACGCGCCACCATCATGCCCTATGCCGACGCCAGCAGCATCGGGGCCGTCGGACGCTTTTAG
- a CDS encoding protein kinase: MGPDESAPRATIAENALVAERFRLIRLIGKGGMGSVWEAHHVALDVPCAVKFITCEGHDRETLLRRFEREAQAAAGIRGRHVVQIFDHGVWNGLPYIAMELLKGEDLRARLKRVLILPPEDVLRIARHVARALRKAHERGIVHRDLKPDNIFLVYDDDGTQKNDAEVAKVLDFGIAKSVGIPVASETSTGELLGTPVYMSPEQIRGTRRIDERSDLWSLAVIVYRCLVGKLPFAAGSFGDLVLEICSKPIVVPSSVGAVPVGFDAWWQKAVARRPRDRFQSAAEFTTELERVLAPRGVSPSIPSSQEVVMTAAPVEAAIVPVAAEDEDENEAATTTERMTQVPFAYGWKWLALASGAALLVGVGAFAAYWRGRAEPPHPAPVLAPATAIVARVSEPVPVPVATASAVPEEAPAAPPSASAPPSPSAPSRPARRPPPSRTGL; the protein is encoded by the coding sequence ATGGGGCCAGACGAATCGGCGCCGCGCGCGACAATCGCGGAAAATGCGCTCGTCGCCGAGCGATTTCGGCTCATTCGCCTGATTGGAAAAGGCGGAATGGGCTCGGTGTGGGAAGCGCACCATGTTGCATTGGACGTCCCGTGTGCGGTGAAGTTCATCACGTGCGAAGGGCACGACCGCGAAACGCTTCTTCGCCGCTTCGAGCGCGAAGCGCAAGCCGCAGCGGGGATCCGCGGGCGGCACGTGGTGCAGATCTTCGATCACGGTGTGTGGAATGGCCTGCCGTACATCGCCATGGAGCTTCTCAAGGGCGAGGATCTGCGGGCACGCCTCAAACGGGTACTGATACTCCCCCCGGAGGACGTACTCCGTATTGCCCGGCACGTGGCACGCGCCCTGCGAAAGGCGCACGAGCGCGGCATCGTTCATCGCGATCTCAAGCCGGACAATATCTTCCTGGTGTACGACGACGACGGCACGCAGAAGAACGATGCCGAGGTAGCCAAGGTGCTGGACTTCGGCATTGCCAAGAGCGTCGGCATCCCCGTCGCGAGCGAAACGAGCACGGGAGAGCTTTTGGGCACCCCGGTGTACATGAGCCCCGAGCAGATCCGCGGCACGCGGCGCATCGACGAGCGAAGCGATCTATGGTCCCTCGCCGTCATCGTCTATCGGTGCCTCGTCGGCAAGCTGCCCTTCGCCGCAGGGTCGTTCGGCGACTTGGTGCTCGAGATTTGCAGCAAGCCCATTGTCGTTCCCTCTTCGGTGGGCGCGGTGCCCGTTGGGTTCGACGCTTGGTGGCAAAAGGCGGTGGCTCGCAGGCCGCGGGATCGCTTCCAGTCGGCGGCCGAATTCACGACGGAGTTGGAGCGGGTGCTCGCACCGCGCGGGGTCTCACCGAGCATTCCGTCGTCCCAAGAGGTGGTGATGACGGCGGCGCCGGTGGAGGCTGCGATCGTTCCGGTTGCCGCGGAGGACGAAGACGAGAACGAGGCGGCGACGACCACCGAGCGGATGACGCAGGTTCCCTTTGCCTACGGGTGGAAGTGGCTCGCCCTCGCGAGCGGGGCCGCGTTGCTCGTGGGCGTCGGCGCATTTGCGGCGTATTGGCGCGGGCGCGCGGAGCCGCCGCATCCTGCTCCCGTGTTGGCACCTGCGACAGCGATCGTTGCACGGGTCTCGGAACCCGTGCCTGTGCCTGTGGCCACGGCATCGGCGGTGCCGGAGGAGGCGCCGGCGGCCCCGCCATCCGCGTCCGCTCCACCTTCTCCATCGGCGCCATCTCGTCCCGCGCGCCGGCCTCCCCCCAGCAGAACGGGTCTGTAA